One region of Triticum aestivum cultivar Chinese Spring chromosome 6B, IWGSC CS RefSeq v2.1, whole genome shotgun sequence genomic DNA includes:
- the LOC123138265 gene encoding uncharacterized protein, translating into MLYPPLCAGGGDAARHRSRDLQAQVPLRLGLCRHGRGRRLQDDRMRPPVLNARSDRHLPDPHPSPGQAVPSAVTGHASAFACSGLSLGPSGPPPSRSTVCLTRFQHVCMIGHTPLPSSSPEPNTGDELNNSIIVGKYHQHLQSTPPTKSYGKEMANQKDELAEKFLADYRAMPTLAKEVTLAATSKMLTNSPSVAAPAKACFSFGSKRSLKVEFWGREALGSLVAYH; encoded by the exons ATGCTTTACCCTCCTCTGTGTGCTGGTGGTGGTGATGCAGCGCGTCATCGATCGCGAGATCTGCAAGCCCAAGTACCGCTGCGCTTGGGCCTGTGTCGACACGGCCGCGGACGGCGGTTGCAGGACGACCGAATGCGGCCTCCAGTACTCAACGCAAGATCAGATCGGCACCTGCCCGATCCCCATCCGAGTCCAGGGCAGGCCGTGCCGTCCGCGGTGACCGGCCATGCTTCAGCCTTCGCCTGCTCCGGCCTGAGTCTAGGGCCGTCAGGACCACCTCCCAGCCGTTCGACGGTTTGCCTGACTCGCTTCCAGCATGTATGTATGATCGGTCATACCCCGCTGCCTTCCTCTTCACCGGAGCCAA ATACTGGTGATGAGCTCAACAACAGCATCATTGTTGGTAAATACCATCAGCACTTACAGTCTACTCCACCTACAAAGAGCTATGGCAAG GAAATGGCAAACCAGAAGGATGAGTTAGCCGAAAAGTTTCTAGCTGATTACCGAG CGATGCCAACGCTTGCAAAGGAAGTGACTTTAGCTGCAACTAG CAAGATGTTGACTAATTCACCTTCTGTCGCTGCTCCTGCCAAAGCTTGCTTCTCTTTTGGTAGCAAGAGAAGTCTCAAGGTCGAATTTTGGGGCCGGGAAGCACTAGGTTCTCTGGTGGCCTACCACTAA